One window of the Amycolatopsis mediterranei genome contains the following:
- the speD gene encoding adenosylmethionine decarboxylase: protein MPDVGRFTGRHVLAELHGVDPELLDDPERLGELLRAAVTEAGATVLDVVAQRFAPQGATVIALLAESHASVHTYPEHGSLFADVFTCGERADPEHALRLLATSLHAASVHLSVLHRGER, encoded by the coding sequence ATGCCTGACGTCGGCCGGTTCACCGGGCGCCACGTGCTCGCCGAGCTCCACGGCGTCGACCCGGAGCTGCTCGACGACCCGGAGCGGCTCGGGGAGCTGCTGCGGGCCGCGGTGACGGAAGCGGGCGCGACGGTCCTCGACGTCGTGGCGCAGCGGTTCGCACCCCAGGGGGCCACGGTGATCGCGCTGCTGGCCGAGTCGCACGCGTCCGTCCACACCTACCCCGAGCACGGGTCGCTCTTCGCCGATGTGTTCACCTGCGGGGAACGCGCCGATCCCGAGCACGCTCTGCGGCTGCTGGCGACCTCGCTGCACGCCGCTTCGGTCCACCTGTCGGTCCTCCACCGGGGAGAACGCTGA
- a CDS encoding type III PLP-dependent enzyme — MCADFTRIRRFLEERDPPTPCLVVDTDAVAARAGEFGAAFPGALIRYAVKANPAPPVLDALVAAGIGFDVAGPAELELCLGRGAAPAEIAYGNPIKKPREIAFAFGRGVREFTSDAPADVDHLGRYAPGAAVSIRVVLDAPDSATPFGRKFGCAPAEALDLVLRAAALGLRPGIAFHVGSQQPDVTAWGIGVATAAKLFAEAAAHGVEMTRLNLGGGFATAHRTAVPSLAAYAATIAAALDAAFPAGRPELLLEPGRVLVADAGLLRTEVVLVADRGERRWVYLDIGRYNGLAEAENEAIAYRFEPVGCHDGPSGPVVLAGPTCDGDDVLYQRTRYELPRSLRTGDRLDVPGTGAYTASYASVGFNGIEPLRTYCVGRWGDADA; from the coding sequence GTGTGCGCCGACTTCACCCGGATCCGCCGCTTCCTCGAGGAGCGCGACCCGCCGACGCCGTGCCTGGTCGTCGACACCGACGCCGTCGCGGCCCGGGCGGGGGAGTTCGGCGCGGCGTTCCCCGGCGCGCTGATCCGGTACGCGGTCAAGGCCAACCCGGCGCCGCCGGTGCTCGACGCGCTGGTGGCGGCCGGGATCGGCTTCGACGTGGCCGGTCCGGCGGAGCTCGAGCTGTGCCTCGGCCGCGGCGCCGCCCCGGCGGAGATCGCCTACGGCAACCCGATCAAGAAACCGCGGGAGATCGCCTTCGCGTTCGGACGCGGCGTCCGGGAGTTCACTTCGGACGCTCCCGCCGACGTCGACCACCTGGGCCGGTACGCGCCGGGCGCGGCGGTGTCGATCCGCGTCGTGCTCGACGCGCCGGACTCGGCGACGCCGTTCGGCCGGAAGTTCGGCTGCGCCCCGGCCGAAGCCCTCGACCTGGTGCTGCGCGCGGCCGCGCTGGGGCTGCGGCCCGGGATCGCCTTCCACGTCGGCTCGCAGCAGCCGGACGTCACCGCCTGGGGGATCGGGGTCGCCACGGCGGCGAAGCTGTTCGCCGAGGCCGCGGCGCACGGCGTCGAGATGACGCGGCTCAACCTCGGTGGCGGCTTCGCGACCGCCCACCGCACCGCCGTCCCGTCCCTGGCCGCGTACGCGGCGACGATCGCGGCGGCTCTCGACGCGGCCTTCCCGGCCGGGCGCCCGGAGCTGCTGCTCGAGCCCGGCCGTGTCCTCGTCGCGGACGCCGGCCTGCTGCGGACCGAGGTCGTGCTGGTCGCCGACCGGGGCGAACGGCGCTGGGTGTACCTCGACATCGGCCGCTACAACGGCCTGGCCGAGGCCGAGAACGAAGCGATCGCCTACCGTTTCGAGCCGGTGGGCTGCCACGACGGCCCGAGCGGGCCGGTGGTGCTCGCCGGTCCCACCTGCGACGGCGACGACGTGCTCTACCAGCGGACGCGGTACGAACTGCCCCGCTCGCTGCGGACCGGCGACCGGCTCGACGTGCCGGGCACCGGGGCCTACACCGCCAGCTACGCGTCGGTGGGGTTCAACGGGATCGAGCCGCTGCGCACGTACTGCGTCGGGCGGTGGGGAGATGCAGATGCCTGA
- a CDS encoding glutaminase domain-containing protein, whose amino-acid sequence MSSRERDHLTRRDLLRLAGGTAAAVAAALWLPETAAAAAGTTTAAGTFSPIRPPATPLIVRSPYLSTWQPADTLPGTWSSFWTGHITALCGLARIDGAAYVFAGAPALPSGPALTPMTQVSLQVTGTRSTYLLTGGGVNLTVTFFSPVDPANLQRQCVPFGYVTIQAASADGRAHTVDLHFDTSAEWVHGNTATPVTWQQQQANGYTLLSCTPANPAVLQENGDQASWGSLVLAAPAAGVSWQIGADTVVRAASAGQGALNNTSDTAQPRAINDRWPVLAFNKNLGTIPAGGTATPFTLAIGHVRTPAARYLGTELRPWWTHYWGSWQDMAVWFANDYAAALSAATAIDQRLHDDAVAAAGGGGTGEHYAGICALALRQAFGGTELVDRGGAPWAFLKEISSDGNMSTVDVTYPAFPAFLYLSPTYLRLVLEPLLDYAERGGWPMAYAEHDLGAHYPDATGHNDGNEESMPVEESANMLIMAAALVQRLPSAEAASFVTAHYRILRQWAEYLIANTLDPGFQNQTDDFTGFIAHSANLALKGIVGIGAMGIIAAAAGNPADAQRYRSTSRSYVSQWVTLAEDGQHLRLAYDQPGTWSLKYNGFADRVLGLDLVPLGVAAQEAAWYQARAGAHGVVLDPRNNYTKADWELWTAAWLADQPNIRTTLVEGVYSYANTTPQRVPFSDWYVVADANQRGFQARPVAGGYLALLTRPAASTTVWRKLQNQRSGKVLAVSNMSLADIAEVTQWADNGTADHLWAVVDSGDGTVRIVNRNSGKVLAVHDQSLDNGAHVQQYQDNGTPDHNWRIVDAGGGWSKLVNVRSGKVMAVDQQSTADGAQVTQWDDNGSPDHLWRFV is encoded by the coding sequence ATGTCCTCCCGAGAACGCGATCACCTCACCCGCCGTGACCTGCTCCGCCTCGCCGGGGGCACCGCCGCCGCCGTGGCCGCCGCCCTCTGGCTGCCCGAGACGGCCGCCGCGGCCGCCGGGACCACCACTGCCGCCGGGACCTTCAGCCCGATCCGGCCGCCCGCCACGCCGCTGATCGTCCGCTCGCCCTACCTGTCCACCTGGCAGCCCGCCGACACGCTCCCCGGCACCTGGTCGAGCTTCTGGACCGGCCACATCACCGCCCTGTGCGGCCTCGCGCGCATCGACGGCGCCGCCTACGTCTTCGCCGGGGCACCCGCCCTGCCGTCCGGGCCGGCCCTGACCCCGATGACGCAGGTGAGCCTGCAGGTCACCGGCACCCGCTCGACCTACCTCCTCACCGGCGGCGGGGTGAACCTCACCGTCACGTTCTTCTCCCCGGTCGACCCCGCGAACCTGCAGCGCCAGTGCGTCCCGTTCGGGTACGTCACCATCCAGGCCGCCAGCGCCGACGGCCGCGCGCACACCGTCGACCTGCACTTCGACACCTCCGCCGAGTGGGTGCACGGCAACACCGCCACCCCGGTCACCTGGCAGCAGCAGCAAGCGAACGGCTACACCCTCCTCAGCTGCACCCCGGCGAACCCCGCCGTGCTGCAGGAAAACGGCGACCAGGCGAGCTGGGGCTCGCTCGTCCTGGCCGCGCCGGCGGCCGGCGTCAGCTGGCAGATCGGGGCGGACACCGTCGTGCGGGCCGCGTCGGCGGGTCAGGGCGCCCTGAACAACACCAGCGACACCGCGCAGCCACGGGCGATCAACGACCGCTGGCCGGTGCTGGCCTTCAACAAGAACCTCGGCACGATCCCGGCCGGTGGCACGGCGACCCCGTTCACCCTGGCGATCGGGCACGTCCGCACGCCCGCCGCCCGCTACCTCGGCACCGAGCTGCGTCCCTGGTGGACGCACTACTGGGGCAGCTGGCAGGACATGGCGGTGTGGTTCGCGAACGACTACGCCGCCGCGCTGTCGGCCGCCACCGCGATCGACCAGCGGCTGCACGACGACGCCGTCGCCGCGGCCGGGGGCGGCGGCACCGGCGAGCACTACGCCGGGATCTGCGCGCTCGCCCTGCGCCAGGCGTTCGGCGGCACCGAGCTGGTCGACCGGGGCGGCGCGCCCTGGGCGTTCCTCAAGGAGATCTCCTCCGACGGCAACATGTCCACAGTGGACGTCACCTACCCGGCGTTCCCCGCCTTCCTGTACCTCTCGCCCACCTACCTGCGCCTGGTACTGGAGCCGCTGCTCGACTACGCCGAGCGCGGCGGCTGGCCGATGGCGTACGCCGAACACGACCTCGGCGCGCACTACCCGGACGCGACCGGGCACAACGACGGCAACGAAGAGAGCATGCCGGTCGAGGAGTCGGCGAACATGCTGATCATGGCGGCCGCGCTGGTGCAGCGGCTGCCGTCGGCGGAGGCGGCCTCGTTCGTCACCGCGCACTACCGGATCCTGCGGCAGTGGGCGGAGTACCTGATCGCCAACACCCTCGACCCCGGCTTCCAGAACCAGACCGACGACTTCACCGGCTTCATCGCCCACAGCGCGAACCTCGCGCTGAAGGGGATCGTCGGCATCGGCGCGATGGGCATCATCGCCGCCGCGGCCGGGAACCCGGCCGACGCCCAGCGGTATCGCTCGACGTCCCGCAGCTACGTCAGCCAGTGGGTGACGCTCGCCGAAGACGGCCAGCACCTGCGGCTCGCCTACGACCAGCCCGGCACGTGGAGCCTGAAGTACAACGGCTTCGCCGACCGCGTGCTCGGCCTCGACCTGGTCCCGCTCGGCGTCGCGGCGCAGGAAGCCGCCTGGTACCAGGCCCGTGCGGGCGCCCACGGCGTCGTGCTCGACCCGCGCAACAACTACACGAAGGCCGACTGGGAGCTGTGGACCGCGGCGTGGCTGGCCGACCAGCCGAACATCCGCACCACGCTCGTCGAGGGCGTCTACAGCTACGCGAACACCACGCCCCAGCGCGTGCCGTTCAGCGACTGGTACGTGGTCGCCGACGCCAACCAGCGCGGCTTCCAGGCCCGCCCGGTCGCCGGCGGCTACCTGGCGCTGCTGACCCGCCCGGCCGCGTCGACGACAGTGTGGCGGAAGCTGCAGAACCAGCGGTCGGGCAAGGTGCTGGCCGTCTCGAACATGTCCTTGGCCGACATCGCCGAGGTGACGCAGTGGGCGGACAACGGCACCGCCGACCACCTCTGGGCCGTCGTGGACAGCGGCGACGGCACGGTCCGGATCGTCAACCGCAACAGCGGCAAGGTCCTCGCCGTGCACGACCAGAGCCTCGACAACGGCGCCCACGTCCAGCAGTACCAGGACAACGGCACCCCCGACCACAACTGGCGGATCGTCGACGCCGGCGGCGGCTGGTCGAAGCTGGTCAACGTCCGCAGCGGCAAGGTGATGGCGGTCGACCAGCAGTCCACGGCGGACGGCGCCCAGGTCACCCAGTGGGACGACAACGGCTCGCCGGACCACCTCTGGCGGTTCGTCTGA
- a CDS encoding MSMEG_6728 family protein produces the protein MQTFLPCADFTASARTLDRRRLGKQRVEALQVLRALVIPGYGWRHHPAAKMWTGYEEALTRYGLEVCAVWCELGAADTCAVKLGEEFTRSVGGPEVRTQAELKAAGDVPPWLGDEALHRSHQSALVRKDPDHYGTRFPGVPPDLPYVWPPSDRPSRTA, from the coding sequence ATGCAGACGTTCCTGCCGTGCGCCGACTTCACCGCCAGCGCCCGCACGCTCGACCGCCGCCGCCTCGGCAAGCAGCGCGTGGAGGCGCTCCAGGTGCTGCGCGCGCTCGTGATCCCCGGCTACGGCTGGCGCCACCACCCGGCGGCGAAGATGTGGACGGGGTACGAGGAGGCGTTGACGCGCTACGGCCTCGAGGTCTGCGCGGTGTGGTGCGAGCTGGGCGCGGCGGACACGTGCGCGGTCAAGCTGGGAGAGGAGTTCACCCGATCGGTGGGCGGTCCCGAGGTCCGGACGCAGGCCGAGCTCAAGGCGGCGGGTGACGTGCCGCCGTGGCTGGGCGACGAAGCGCTCCACCGCAGCCACCAGTCGGCGCTGGTGCGCAAGGATCCGGACCACTACGGCACGCGGTTCCCGGGGGTGCCGCCGGACTTGCCGTACGTGTGGCCGCCATCGGACCGCCCGAGCCGGACGGCTTGA
- a CDS encoding DUF1883 domain-containing protein — MFDLGKVRRDAVVTIRLDAMANVRLLTAVNFQAYRRRQYYRMHGGVATAPMFKIHIPANAHWFLVIDVEGLEARPLRPRVSVEPEAAVTTRGPGAPR; from the coding sequence GTGTTCGACCTGGGAAAGGTGCGAAGAGACGCGGTGGTCACCATCCGCCTGGACGCGATGGCCAACGTCAGGCTGCTGACCGCGGTCAACTTCCAGGCCTACCGGCGCCGGCAGTACTACCGGATGCACGGCGGGGTGGCCACCGCGCCGATGTTCAAGATCCACATCCCGGCCAACGCCCACTGGTTCCTGGTGATCGACGTCGAGGGCCTCGAAGCGCGGCCCCTGCGCCCGCGGGTGAGCGTCGAACCGGAAGCGGCCGTCACGACCCGGGGACCCGGCGCCCCCCGGTGA
- a CDS encoding MarR family winged helix-turn-helix transcriptional regulator → MMGAVSTSAQEHPAGAPLTLYLVKRLELVIRALLDDALRPLGLTTLQYTALTVLEASGALSSAQLARRSFLRPQTMHEMVLTLEKRGLIARTPKADNRRVLLAGLTDAGRALLAGCAPAVGELENALLADLSPGQRATFREGLQHGVTALGALSGRRRAQEA, encoded by the coding sequence ATGATGGGCGCCGTGAGCACCTCCGCCCAGGAGCACCCCGCCGGCGCGCCGTTGACCCTTTACCTGGTCAAACGGCTCGAGCTGGTGATCAGGGCCCTGCTCGACGACGCCCTGCGGCCGCTCGGGCTCACCACGCTGCAGTACACGGCGCTGACCGTGCTCGAAGCCAGCGGCGCGCTGTCCTCGGCGCAGCTGGCCCGCCGGTCGTTCCTGCGGCCGCAGACCATGCACGAAATGGTGCTGACGCTGGAAAAGCGCGGCCTGATCGCGCGGACTCCCAAAGCGGACAACAGACGGGTTTTGCTGGCCGGCCTCACCGACGCCGGACGCGCGCTGCTCGCGGGCTGCGCGCCGGCGGTCGGCGAGCTGGAGAACGCGCTCCTGGCCGACCTGAGCCCGGGCCAGCGAGCGACGTTCCGCGAAGGTCTGCAGCACGGCGTGACAGCACTCGGCGCGCTCTCGGGCCGGCGACGCGCACAGGAAGCCTGA